Proteins found in one Venturia canescens isolate UGA chromosome 6, ASM1945775v1, whole genome shotgun sequence genomic segment:
- the LOC122412021 gene encoding lysosomal acid phosphatase-like: MHQTRSFIATNCRSGRRGIFVSVIILGFILCSILLAHTAFSPGSDYRNVKQVAIIFRHGDRTPTETYPKDPHINHEWEDGWGALTRKGMAQEYTLGQWIRSEYGSIIGPKYESSKTLVRSSYADRCIMSAQALLAGLFRPDVGDYFVPEMPWRPVPVHTTPRNLDKLIVVEADCPRMRAAVAETYKNESKRSDAQLHDYYKKLEEYTGQRMRTITDVELLYNTLEIEEDNGLTLPDWTKEFYNSEMRDIAARSYALFSSNTVLKRLRAGPLLKEVLDRMVDWVDQKNQRTLYLYSAHDVTLITLLRTMGFEEKMYKPAYGAALIFELVAGKEEHDFEVQIRYLNDTETNESHHMRLPACPERCGLQELYEIWKDVIPEDWDAECKL; this comes from the exons ATGCATCAAACGAGAAGTTTCATCGCAACCAATTGCCGATCAGGCAGAAGAGGAATTTTCGTATCTGTGATAATATTGGGATTCATTCTGTGTTCGATATTGTTGGCACATACGGCGTTTTCACCGGGGTCTGATTATCGTAATGTGAAACAAGTCGCAATA ATTTTCCGTCATGGCGATCGAACACCGACCGAAACTTATCCAAAAGATCCTCACATTAATCACGAGTGGGAGGATGGTTGGGGCGCTTTGACAAgg aaaggTATGGCGCAAGAATACACACTCGGTCAATGGATCAGAAGCGAATATGGGTCGATAATTGGCCCAAAATACGAGAGCTCGAAAACGCTGGTTCGCAGCAGTTATGCCGATCGTTGTATAATGTCAGCCCAGGCCTTATTGGCTGGATTATTTCGGCCCGATGTGGGCGATTATTTCGTGCCCGAAATGCCATGGCGTCCGGTACCGGTTCACACAACACCAAGAAATTTGGACAAG ctaATAGTCGTCGAAGCTGACTGTCCCCGGATGAGAGCCGCGGTTGCCGAGACGTATAAGAACGAATCCAAGAGATCGGACGCTCAACTTCATGATTACTACAAAAAATTGGAGGAATACACTGGACAAAGAATGAGAACGATTACGGACGTGGAATTGCTCTACAACACTTTGGAAATTGAA GAAGATAACGGTTTGACTCTGCCCGATTGGACCAAGGAATTTTACAATTCAGAAATGCGAGACATCGCAGCTCGAAGTTACGCGCTCTTCAGCAGCAACACTGTATTAAAAAGGCTTCGCGCAG GGCCTCTCTTGAAAGAAGTTTTGGACCGTATGGTCGACTGGGTTGATCAAAAGAACCAACGAACTCTGTATCTTTACTCAGCCCACGACGTAACGCTCATCACACTCTTGAGAACAATGGGATTTGAAGAGAAAATGTACAAACCAGCTTACGGTGCTGCCCTCATATTCGAATTGGTCGCCGGTAAAGAAGAGCACGACTTCGAAGTTCAA ATTAGATATCTAAACGACACAGAAACGAACGAATCCCATCACATGAGACTTCCCGCTTGTCCCGAACGTTGCGGTCTCCAAGAGTTATACGAAATATGGAAAGACGTGATTCCAGAAGATTGGGACGCAGAGTGCAAATTATGA